A single Glycine soja cultivar W05 chromosome 14, ASM419377v2, whole genome shotgun sequence DNA region contains:
- the LOC114384837 gene encoding peptide methionine sulfoxide reductase-like isoform X4, translating into MNLLNRLGFGSARAPENMDSSIPQGPDDDIPAPGQQFAEFGAGCFWGVELAFQRVPGVTKTEVGYTQGLVHNPTYEDVCTGTTNHSEVVRVQYDPKICSYETLLDVFWARHDPTTLNRQGNDVGTQYRSGIYYYTPEQEKAAKESLEQQQKQLNRKIVTEILPAKKFYRAEEYHQQYLEKGGRSGFKQSASKGCNDPIRCYG; encoded by the exons ATGAACCTGTTGAACAGACTCGGGTTTGGCAGCGCAAGAGCACCAGAGAACATGGATTCATCCATTCCTCAGGGTCCAGATGATGACATACCAGCACCAGGCCAGCAGTTTGCCGAGTTTGGTGCTGGCTGCTTTTGGGGTGTTGAGTTGGCcttccagagggtgcctggtgtgACCAAGACAGAGGTTGGTTACACCCAGGGGCTTGTGCATAATCCAACCTATGAGGATGTGTGTACAGGGACCACAAACCACTCAGAGGTTGTAAGGGTTCAATATGATCCAAAAATTTGTAGCTATGAGACTCTGCTTGACGTGTTCTGGGCTAGACATGATCCCACCACTCTGAATAGACAG GGGAATGATGTGGGAACACAGTACAGATCTGGAATATACTACTACACACCGGAACAAGAGAAGGCGGCCAAGGAGTCATTGGAGCAACAGCAGAAGCAGTTGAACAGGAAGATTGTTACTGAGATCCTTCCTGCCAAGAAGTTCTACAGGGCAGAGGAGTACCATCAGCAGTACCTTGAGAAAGGTGGCCGATCTGGTTTCAAGCAATCTGCTTCTAAAGGCTGCAATGATCCAATTCGGTGCTATGGTTAA
- the LOC114384837 gene encoding peptide methionine sulfoxide reductase A1-like isoform X2: MRICGAAAISSSYTTTSNSLLVFASSSLSSPAKTKFLPSLSRFSVKRLCFLSQTRPHISVNKPSMNLLNRLGFGSARAPENMDSSIPQGPDDDIPAPGQQFAEFGAGCFWGVELAFQRVPGVTKTEVGYTQGLVHNPTYEDVCTGTTNHSEVVRVQYDPKICSYETLLDVFWARHDPTTLNRQGNDVGTQYRSGIYYYTPEQEKAAKESLEQQQKQLNRKIVTEILPAKKFYRAEEYHQQYLEKGGRSGFKQSASKGCNDPIRCYG, translated from the exons ATGAGAATTTGTGGAGCAG CAGCAATCAGCAGCAGCTACACCACCACGTCCAATTCGCTTTTAGTGTTTGCTTCCTCTTCCCTCTCCAGTCCTGCCAAAACCAAGTTCCTGCCCTCACTTTCTAGATTTTCTGTCAAGCGTCTCTGCTTCCTTTCCCAAACTCGTCCGCACATTTCCGTGAACAAGCCCTCCATGAACCTGTTGAACAGACTCGGGTTTGGCAGCGCAAGAGCACCAGAGAACATGGATTCATCCATTCCTCAGGGTCCAGATGATGACATACCAGCACCAGGCCAGCAGTTTGCCGAGTTTGGTGCTGGCTGCTTTTGGGGTGTTGAGTTGGCcttccagagggtgcctggtgtgACCAAGACAGAGGTTGGTTACACCCAGGGGCTTGTGCATAATCCAACCTATGAGGATGTGTGTACAGGGACCACAAACCACTCAGAGGTTGTAAGGGTTCAATATGATCCAAAAATTTGTAGCTATGAGACTCTGCTTGACGTGTTCTGGGCTAGACATGATCCCACCACTCTGAATAGACAG GGGAATGATGTGGGAACACAGTACAGATCTGGAATATACTACTACACACCGGAACAAGAGAAGGCGGCCAAGGAGTCATTGGAGCAACAGCAGAAGCAGTTGAACAGGAAGATTGTTACTGAGATCCTTCCTGCCAAGAAGTTCTACAGGGCAGAGGAGTACCATCAGCAGTACCTTGAGAAAGGTGGCCGATCTGGTTTCAAGCAATCTGCTTCTAAAGGCTGCAATGATCCAATTCGGTGCTATGGTTAA
- the LOC114384837 gene encoding peptide methionine sulfoxide reductase A1-like isoform X3, whose translation MRICGAAISSSYTTTSNSLLVFASSSLSSPAKTKFLPSLSRFSVKRLCFLSQTRPHISVNKPSMNLLNRLGFGSARAPENMDSSIPQGPDDDIPAPGQQFAEFGAGCFWGVELAFQRVPGVTKTEVGYTQGLVHNPTYEDVCTGTTNHSEVVRVQYDPKICSYETLLDVFWARHDPTTLNRQGNDVGTQYRSGIYYYTPEQEKAAKESLEQQQKQLNRKIVTEILPAKKFYRAEEYHQQYLEKGGRSGFKQSASKGCNDPIRCYG comes from the exons ATGAGAATTTGTGGAGCAG CAATCAGCAGCAGCTACACCACCACGTCCAATTCGCTTTTAGTGTTTGCTTCCTCTTCCCTCTCCAGTCCTGCCAAAACCAAGTTCCTGCCCTCACTTTCTAGATTTTCTGTCAAGCGTCTCTGCTTCCTTTCCCAAACTCGTCCGCACATTTCCGTGAACAAGCCCTCCATGAACCTGTTGAACAGACTCGGGTTTGGCAGCGCAAGAGCACCAGAGAACATGGATTCATCCATTCCTCAGGGTCCAGATGATGACATACCAGCACCAGGCCAGCAGTTTGCCGAGTTTGGTGCTGGCTGCTTTTGGGGTGTTGAGTTGGCcttccagagggtgcctggtgtgACCAAGACAGAGGTTGGTTACACCCAGGGGCTTGTGCATAATCCAACCTATGAGGATGTGTGTACAGGGACCACAAACCACTCAGAGGTTGTAAGGGTTCAATATGATCCAAAAATTTGTAGCTATGAGACTCTGCTTGACGTGTTCTGGGCTAGACATGATCCCACCACTCTGAATAGACAG GGGAATGATGTGGGAACACAGTACAGATCTGGAATATACTACTACACACCGGAACAAGAGAAGGCGGCCAAGGAGTCATTGGAGCAACAGCAGAAGCAGTTGAACAGGAAGATTGTTACTGAGATCCTTCCTGCCAAGAAGTTCTACAGGGCAGAGGAGTACCATCAGCAGTACCTTGAGAAAGGTGGCCGATCTGGTTTCAAGCAATCTGCTTCTAAAGGCTGCAATGATCCAATTCGGTGCTATGGTTAA
- the LOC114382947 gene encoding uncharacterized protein LOC114382947 — protein sequence MANFEVPSFSLGLDDTPPHSPIHPPLSPDLHVSDSDSDSDPESRPDPPRPLLKRLRRGPPPPCLDPDADADDDIEDFSSQEDPDQGHAVPSAWNRNHSVCSSSKVSLNRSGVLTPHSCSNSFRDRKRKELSNDVPASARLETGKSGLMFPKLTTSPLRRFQLIDSDSDDADVGVGAGTSDANKVNPNSHLEQEKKTSADENRNEDLWKDFSPVKNVSVNRFQLLSDSDDSDVDVGGANKVNTNSRLEQDNKTSVDVNGNKDQWKDFLPVKNVSVSKFQLLSDSDDSDVDVDVGGANKANPNRHLEQNKKTSPDDDLWKDFLPVKNVSVPTPAFNEICEEYFRSANCKEVGGDASKSFSERNPGVSSSCQRYQQRWESTDPVHPAHSYFFHEDPRIQQLVRSRLRNFNPLGTINTVNQQPNFSHIDYMGQFGNGGASNMQGVQNGFINCSTRGGNKSSNLNVDGSFNASGGWVDPKIVSPFSHGESSRKKATKRNGSKNSVSKSNSKANKSNPANQSCASGGWVEPRSCTSLPKDAGKRRVQASGESAGHWFTSPEGRKVYVNKSGEELTGRNAYRQYRKESGAGFKKSRKKKGAKTTNAKKRN from the exons ATGGCGAACTTCGAAGTGCCCTCATTTTCCCTAGGCCTCGACGATACGCCCCCCCATTCCCCAATCCATCCACCTCTTTCTCCCGATCTTCACGTCTCCGACTCCGACTCCGACTCCGATCCCGAATCCCGACCCGACCCGCCTCGCCCCCTCCTCAAACGCCTCCGCCGCGGGCCCCCGCCACCGTGTCTCGACCCCGATGCCGACGCCGACGATGACATCGAGGATTTCTCCTCGCAAGAAGATCCCGATCAAG GGCATGCGGTTCCATCGGCGTGGAATCGAAATCATTCTGTGTGTAGCAGCTCGAAAGTTTCGTTGAATAGAAGTGGGGTTTTGACCCCTCATTCGTGTAGCAACTCTTTCAGGgataggaaaagaaaggaaCTTTCTAATGATGTTCCGGCTTCAGCCAGGTTAGAGACAGGGAAGAGTGGCTTGATGTTTCCCAAGTTAACCACTAGTCCTCTCCGAAGGTTTCAATTGATTGATTCGGACTCCGATGATGCTGATGTTGGTGTTGGTGCTGGTACTAGTGATGCCAATAAAGTTAACCCTAATAGTCATTTGGAACAAGAGAAGAAAACATCTGCTGACGAGAACAGAAATGAGGATCTGTGGAAGGATTTTTCGCCGGTGAAGAATGTTTCTGTTAATAGGTTTCAATTGCTTTCAGATTCCGATGATTCGGATGTTGATGTTGGTGGTGCCAATAAAGTTAACACTAACAGTCGTTTGGAACAAGATAATAAAACTTCGGTTGATGTGAACGGAAATAAGGATCAGTGGAAGGATTTTTTGCCGGTGAAGAATGTTTCTGTTAGTAAGTTTCAATTGCTTTCAGATTCTGATGATTCAGATGTTGATGTGGATGTAGGTGGTGCCAATAAAGCTAACCCTAACCGTCATTTagaacaaaataagaaaacatcgCCTGATGATGATCTATGGAAGGATTTTTTGCCGGTGAAGAATGTTTCTGTCCCCACGCCCGCCTTCAATGAGATATGTGAAGAATACTTTCGTTCTGCCAATTGCAAGGAAGTAGGTGGTGATGCATCTAAAAGTTTTAGTGAGAGGAATCCTGGGGTTAGTTCTAGCTGCCAGAGGTATCAACAACGATGGGAATCAACAGACCCCGTTCATCCTGCTCATAGTTATTTTTTCCATGAGGATCCGAGAATTCAGCAGTTAGTCCGCAGCCGCCTGCGGAATTTTAATCCACTAGGTACCATCAACACAGTGAATCAGCAACCTAATTTCTCACACATTGATTACAT GGGACAATTTGGTAATGGAGGAGCCTCAAACATGCAGGGAGTTCAAAATGGTTTTATTAATTGCTCAACAAGGGGGGGAAACAAATCAAGTAATTTGAATGTTGATGGATCTTTTAATGCTTCTGGAGGCTGGGTGGATCCCAAAATTGTTTCTCCATTCAGCCATGGGGAATCTTCTAGAAAGAAAGCAACAAAGAGGAATGGCTCTAAGAATAGTGTCTCAAAAAGTAATAGTAAAGCAAACAAATCAAACCCTGCGAACCAATCATGTGCTTCTGGGGGCTGGGTGGAACCCAGGAGCTGCACCAGTTTGCCAAAGGATGCAGGCAAAAGGCGTGTTCAAGCAAGTGGTGAATCTGCTGGTCATTGGTTTACATCGCCAGAAGGAAGAAAG GTTTATGTCAACAAAAGTGGGGAGGAGTTGACAGGCCGCAATGCTTATAGACAATATCGGAAG GAGAGTGGAGCAGGATTCAAGaaatcaagaaagaaaaaaggtgcCAAGACGACAAATGCCAAGAAGAGGAACTGA
- the LOC114384784 gene encoding uncharacterized protein LOC114384784 gives MKFSGKGSFPVGIALRSVNNPSPDSDLEPAKPFLRRNPRTPGTRLRRHGGKRSRPETPLLKWKIHDDPLEDDQKSSVAGSRRRTCRSAKKQAEVAVSARRLAAGLLRLHLPETATGDGRKGLEHKHGIGHPGLQFLGHPNGMTHGSDLKKNSSQSPRSIFGTRNGHFCEPESFQLPNNEMEGATKWDPLCSKTSEGAQHIYSHMKHLDQKASAVSVVSALGAELEQARTRIQELETEHHSSKKKLEHFLKKVSEERAQWRSKEHEKIRAYIDDIKAELNRERKNRQRIEIVNSRLVNELADVKLSAKRYMQDYEKERKARELIEEVCDELAKEIGEDKAEVEALKRESMKLREEVEEERKMLQMAEVWREERVQMKLIDAKVALEEKYSQMNKLVADLESYIRSKSTEPNTMDMKEAQSLQQAAAAMNIQDIKGFSYEPPNSDDIFAIFEDANFGEANEREIEQYVSHSPASHASNIHMVSPEANEISKGGIQRRSDVFMDDNGDIEGDESGWETVSHVEDQGSSYSPEGSSRSLNRNHRESNVSGRSVLEWEETAGEETPITEISEVCSIPTKQAKKVSSITKLWRSTYPNNGDNYKIISVEGMNGRLSNGMLSNGVIMSPDHGSGKGGLSPQDLLYQLSPESGSPHAHQGMKGCIPRTAQKNSLKARLMEARMESQKVQLRHVLKQKI, from the exons ATGAAGTTTTCCGGCAAGGGGAGTTTTCCGGTGGGCATTGCTTTGAGGAGCGTGAACAACCCTTCGCCGGACTCAGATCTTGAACCGGCGAAGCCATTTCTGCGGCGGAATCCGAGAACTCCGGGGACACGGTTGAGGAGACACGGTGGCAAACGGAGCAGACCCGAAACCCCTCTTTTGAAGTGGAAGATCCATGACGATCCACTTGAAGACGACCAGAAGTCTTCCGTCGCTGGGTCCCGCCGGAGAACGTGCCGGAGCGCCAAGAAGCAAGCCGAAGTCGCTGTGTCGGCGAGGAGACTCGCCGCCGGGCTGTTACGGTTGCATCTACCGGAGACGGCCACGGGTGATGGCCGGAAGGGGTTGGAACATAAG CATGGAATTGGTCACCCAGGGCTCCAGTTTCTTGGTCATCCTAATGGCATGACCCATGGTTCTGATCTGAAGAAGAATTCATCTCAAAGTCCCCGTTCCATATTTGGTACAAGGAATGGACACTTCTGTGAG CCTGAAAGTTTCCAGCTTCCCAACAATGAAATGGAGGGTGCAACAAAATGGGATCCTTTATGTTCAAAAACATCAGAGGGAGCGCAGCATATCTACAGCCACATGAAACATCTTGACCAAAAGGCAAGTGCTGTATCTGTTGTATCTGCTCTAGGAGCTGAACTAGAGCAGGCACGAACACGAATTCAGGAACTTGAGACTGAACACCACTCCTCCAAAAAGAAGCTTGAGCATTTTCTCAAGAAAGTCAGTGAGGAAAGGGCCCAATGGAGAAGCAAAGAGCATGAGAAAATCCGCGCATACATTGATGACATTAAAGCAGAGTTGAATCGAGAAAGGAAAAATCGCCAGAGGATTGAAATTGTCAATTCGAGGTTGGTTAATGAGTTGGCAGATGTCAAACTCTCTGCAAAGCGCTACATGCAGGATTATGAGAAGGAAAGGAAGGCCAGAGAATTGATCGAGGAAGTGTGTGATGAGCTTGCCAAGGAAATTGGAGAAGACAAGGCTGAAGTTGAAGCATTGAAGAGGGAATCTATGAAACTCAGGGAAGAAGTGGAAGAGGAGAGGAAGATGTTACAGATGGCAGAAGTATGGCGTGAAGAACGAGTTCAAATGAAGTTGATAGATGCTAAAGTTGCTCTTGAAGAGAAGTATTCACAGATGAATAAACTCGTTGCAGATTTGGAAAGCTATATCAGGTCAAAAAGCACAGAGCCGAACACAATGGACATGAAAGAGGCACAGTCACTTCAACAGGCTGCAGCTGCAATGAACATTCAAGACATTAAGGGATTTTCATATGAACCCCCTAACTCTGATGACATTTTTGCCATTTTTGAAGATGCAAATTTTGGTGAAGCAAATGAGAGGGAGATTGAACAATATGTTTCTCACAGTCCTGCTAGTCATGCCTCAAATATTCACATGGTGAGTCCTGAAGCCAATGAAATAAGTAAAGGTGGCATTCAGAGGCGTTCTGATGTATTTATGGATGATAATGGGGATATAGAAGGAGATGAAAGTGGATGGGAGACTGTGAGCCATGTCGAGGATCAAGGCTCAAGTTATTCACCAGAAGGGAGTAGCCGATCTTTGAACAGGAATCACCGAGAGAGTAACGTCTCAGGGAGAAGTGTACTTGAATGGGAAGAAACTGCAGGTGAGGAGACACCAATAACTGAAATAAGTGAAGTGTGCTCTATACCAACTAAGCAAGCAAAAAAGGTATCATCCATAACGAAGCTTTGGAGGTCAACATATCCAAACAATGGGGATAATTACAAGATAATCTCTGTGGAGGGAATGAATGGGAGACTTTCAAATGGAATGTTATCTAATGGTGTCATCATGTCTCCTGATCATGGATCAGGTAAAGGTGGGCTGAGTCCCCAAGACCTTCTATACCAGTTGAGTCCCGAGTCAGGAAGTCCACATGCACATCAAGGCATGAAGGGATGCATTCCTCGCACTGCACAGAAGAATAGTTTGAAAGCCAGACTTATGGAGGCGAGAATGGAAAGCCAGAAGGTTCAGTTGCGCCATGTTCTTAAACAGAAGATTTAG
- the LOC114383205 gene encoding ubiquitin thioesterase OTU1-like, giving the protein MEGVILRRVIPSDNSCLFNAVGYVMDHDKKKAAELRQVIAATVASDPQKYCEAFLGKPNTEYCNWILDSEKWGGAIELSILADYYGREIAAYDIQTTRCDLYGQERNYSERVMLIYDGLHYDALVMSPFEEAPEEFDQTIFAVQKNRSIGPVEGLALNFVKDQQRKRSYTDTSNFTLRCGVCQIGVMGQKEAVEHAQATGHVNFQEYR; this is encoded by the exons ATGGAAGGTGTTATTCTGAGAAGGGTCATTCCTTCGGATAACAGTTGCCTCTTCAATGCTGTTGG CTATGTTATGGATCATGACAAAAAGAAAGCTGCTGAGTTGAGACag GTTATAGCAGCAACAGTAGCAAGTGATCCACAGAAATATTGTGAAGCATTTCTTGGGAAGCCAAACACAGAGTATTGTAACTGGATTCTTGACTCAGAGAAGTGGGGAG GTGCAATTGAACTTTCAATATTAGCAGATTATTATGGACGTGAAATTGCAGCATATGATATTCAGACAACTCGATGTGATTTGTATGGTCAG GAAAGGAATTATTCTGAAAGAGTGATGCTGATTTATGATGGTCTCCACTATGATGCATTAGTG ATGTCTCCCTTTGAGGAAGCTCCAGAGGAGTTTGATCAGACCATATTTGCTGTACAGAAAAACAGAAGCATTGGACCTGTTGAGGGGCTTGCTCTAAATTTTGTGAAGGACCAGCAAAG GAAACGGAGTTACACTGACACTTCTAACTTCACTCTGCGCTGTGGAGTATGCCAAATTGGAGTAATGGGTCAGAAG GAGGCAGTGGAGCATGCACAAGCAACTGGTCATGTTAACTTCCAAGAGTATAGATGA
- the LOC114384837 gene encoding peptide methionine sulfoxide reductase A1-like isoform X1: MLLKCLAAISSSYTTTSNSLLVFASSSLSSPAKTKFLPSLSRFSVKRLCFLSQTRPHISVNKPSMNLLNRLGFGSARAPENMDSSIPQGPDDDIPAPGQQFAEFGAGCFWGVELAFQRVPGVTKTEVGYTQGLVHNPTYEDVCTGTTNHSEVVRVQYDPKICSYETLLDVFWARHDPTTLNRQGNDVGTQYRSGIYYYTPEQEKAAKESLEQQQKQLNRKIVTEILPAKKFYRAEEYHQQYLEKGGRSGFKQSASKGCNDPIRCYG, from the exons ATGTTACTCAAATGCTTAGCAGCAATCAGCAGCAGCTACACCACCACGTCCAATTCGCTTTTAGTGTTTGCTTCCTCTTCCCTCTCCAGTCCTGCCAAAACCAAGTTCCTGCCCTCACTTTCTAGATTTTCTGTCAAGCGTCTCTGCTTCCTTTCCCAAACTCGTCCGCACATTTCCGTGAACAAGCCCTCCATGAACCTGTTGAACAGACTCGGGTTTGGCAGCGCAAGAGCACCAGAGAACATGGATTCATCCATTCCTCAGGGTCCAGATGATGACATACCAGCACCAGGCCAGCAGTTTGCCGAGTTTGGTGCTGGCTGCTTTTGGGGTGTTGAGTTGGCcttccagagggtgcctggtgtgACCAAGACAGAGGTTGGTTACACCCAGGGGCTTGTGCATAATCCAACCTATGAGGATGTGTGTACAGGGACCACAAACCACTCAGAGGTTGTAAGGGTTCAATATGATCCAAAAATTTGTAGCTATGAGACTCTGCTTGACGTGTTCTGGGCTAGACATGATCCCACCACTCTGAATAGACAG GGGAATGATGTGGGAACACAGTACAGATCTGGAATATACTACTACACACCGGAACAAGAGAAGGCGGCCAAGGAGTCATTGGAGCAACAGCAGAAGCAGTTGAACAGGAAGATTGTTACTGAGATCCTTCCTGCCAAGAAGTTCTACAGGGCAGAGGAGTACCATCAGCAGTACCTTGAGAAAGGTGGCCGATCTGGTTTCAAGCAATCTGCTTCTAAAGGCTGCAATGATCCAATTCGGTGCTATGGTTAA